The nucleotide window TATTAATTTTATTGATTGTATTTTCATCGATATGAAACATGTCCAAAATATCATCTTCTAGTTTTTTAGCATTGAAATCTGTTTTTGCTTTGGTTCCTAATATTCTAATACACTGAATAATGTTTTTTATAATTAATAGCTTTCTCATTTCATCATTTGCATTTAAAAAAGCTTCATGACTGATTCGTAACCTTAAATCTGAACTTTTATCTTTTTTAAAAAACAATGTTCTTTCCGCAAAGAAATCAGATTCTTCATATCCTGGGACTTTTTTAACAACAATAGGGATTATAGCAATTTCTTCTACCTCATTACCGTAATTGCCTTCAAGTTTTTTTAGTTTCTTTTTAATTTTAGCAAGTTGCTTCATGAATTCTCTGCTAATATCGCTCTCTAATTCACCACTGAAAAAAAACTCCATACTGTCTCACCCTTCCCATGTTATTAATAATCACTTTTGTTTAACCTTGGTCGCTGACCATATCTCTTCTTATATGCGACTATCTTTTTATGTTGCCACTGATGCATTTCCTTTTTGGTTCCGCTGACTTCAAACTGCATATAAACATTTTCCTGTTTATAAAATTTCTTACTATATCTTGCTCTTCCTCTTGTCGTTTCGCCATATTTTTGTATTTTATGAGTCTTGATATCTCTTAAAGTATAACCTCTAGCAGGTGTAGGTGTACTATGAGAATTATTATGAATAGAACTTTTCTTCTTTTTTGATTTACTTTTAGCCTGCTTCCTACGCTCTTTTTCTTTTAAATAAGCTTTTAAAATAGCATAACTTAGATCAGCAAGTTCATCCGCTCTTCTATGTTTTTCTCCATCCGGATCAATATATTTAACAGGATTATTATTCGCATACGTATACCCATTCTGCGTAATCGGATCATCCGCGTCACCTGGATCTGGGTCTACCGAAATAAATACACCATGCACCGGATGGTAATACCGCGCCATGAGGTAATACATGCCGATTTCTTTATCATACATGTATCCTGCATATCCAAACGGATTATCTGCTGCTAAGCCTTCTGCACTGCTTGTCAGCACATTGCCCCACGCATCGTACGTATATTGCGCCACGACTTTGCCTGTGCTGTCTGTCATCGCAATAACATCACCATGTGGGTTGTAGTGATAGTAAAACGTTTGGCCTTGGGTTTTCATCGCGAGACGTACGCCGTTCGCATTGTACACGTACTGCCGCAGTACCGCACCGCTTGTGTTTGTTTCATACAATACATGGATGCTGTCGCCGTCATAATGATAACGGGTTGTGATGCCATTTACTGTTTTCTCAATACGGCGACCGTCATCGTCATACTTGTAGGTCGCAAATGGCGTAGAGGCACCTTTTTTGGTCACAGCAATCAGTTCATCCGCCGCGTTCCACGTATACGTGAACTCCCCATCTGCTGTGCGATTGCCGTTGGCGTCGTATGTCAAGATTTCGTTTCCGAAATTTGTTAGTTGATTACCACTGTTAAACGTCGCTGTTTTGGTGGTGGTCGTGCCATTTTTTGTTTGTTTTACGCTAGTTCGGTTGCTAAATCCGTCATACGTGAATTCGTTGATCGTTCCATCTGGTAATGCTTCTTTGGTAAGTTGGTTTACATTATCATACGTGTAAGTTGTCTTCCCTACCATGAGGCCGGTTATTCGATTAATACTCGTACGATTACCATTCTCATCATATTCATACGTTTCCGATGCAATCACCTTACCGTCTTTATCTGCAATATGCAAATCTGTTACCTTTTGAGTGGCATCATACTGGAAAGACGTTCCTGCTCTATTGCCTGCCAGATACGAAGCAACATTACCAAATTCATCAAAATCAAAGAAATAAGTTTGTCCCTGATCGGTAACTTTTGTGTTCTGATTTAACGAATTGTATTCATAGCTTGTGGTATTACTCGTTGCTCCGTGCTGAAGTTTTAAGTCTTTTAATTTATATGACCCTGTATGATAGGTCCACGAGACACTGCCCCCGCGATCGGTCATGCTAGTGATGCGATTGCCGGTATCATATGCTTTGTCTCGCGTGATACCATTGACCGCATCCGTTATCTTGGTTTCATTTCCATTCTTATCATATACATAAGAAAACGCGAGATTTTGGTTGCGACGAAGTTCCGTCACTCGATTTGCTGTATCATACGTCCATTCTAACACACTTCCATTTGGCATCTCCGTTTTGACAAGGTTACTATTAGCATCATACGTATGCTGAATGCGACGATTTAAGGCATCAATAAAGACCGTGTTTTTATTATCTACATCATAATCGTATTGAACCACTTGTGTCTTGCTGCCCGCAGTGATTGTTTTCTTTGTAGTATTGCCATTGTCATCGTAATCATAGGATACAACCGTTCCATTTGGCAAAGTTGTCTTGGTCAATTGATTATCAACATTGTATTCCAGTGTTTTCTTTTGATTCTTAGGGTCGGTTACAGACGTCTGGTTACCATACGTATCATACGTGAACGTTGTTTTCCGCCCTTCTTCATCATAAGACGCCGTTGGAAAATCATTGTCACTATACTCTTGCTTTGTTAAAACGTTGCCTTCTAGAATACGAATATCATCGTACCATACCGTTCCCGTGTTTGGTCCACGGAATAAAGGGTAAATATCGATGTCTTTGACCGGTTTTTTTGCAGGAATGGTAAGAGCCTGACGGTTCCATTCTTGCGTTCCTAATGGAAACTCCATATAAAATGGATCATAGGTTCCATCTGTATAGTTTGCATAAATCCACAAGCCATACTCCCGATTTGTTTTGGCTCCACTTGTTGTTTTTGCATTCTGCGCTTTTGACATCGCTGTCACTGTAAGTGGTATGGCGCTTGTTTGATTGATTGACACTCTTTGATGATACTGTTGTTCTGGATCTGTCACACTGTTTCGGCGGATCACGATACCATTATCGCCTTGGAATGCATCACTCACTTCACCTGTTAATGCAGGAGACCAAAACCAACCTGTTGGTCCGTTTCCAATCTGTTCAAAACTGCTGTTGCTGACCGGATTGAATGAAGAGGAAACAGGCCCTTCTTCTAATTGAACCGTATCAAACCAAGCCAGTCCTTTACTGTTGATACTATTATGAGATAATACCATGTAGACTTTCACTTGGGTTGTATCAGGCAACGTTTTAAAAGACAGTTGTCGTTTTTTCCAATTTTGCGTACCGGTTAGTTCATTATGACGCGCCTTGATATGGGTAGCCTGTCCTTGCGCGTTTAAGAGCGCAACCTCTAAAAAGGCTT belongs to Ectobacillus sp. JY-23 and includes:
- a CDS encoding Imm44 family immunity protein, with amino-acid sequence MEFFFSGELESDISREFMKQLAKIKKKLKKLEGNYGNEVEEIAIIPIVVKKVPGYEESDFFAERTLFFKKDKSSDLRLRISHEAFLNANDEMRKLLIIKNIIQCIRILGTKAKTDFNAKKLEDDILDMFHIDENTINKINM
- a CDS encoding RHS repeat domain-containing protein yields the protein MTKVTGPDNKVITFTYQGEELISSTTPRGKTYRYGYENGLLRYVYDPKHTTQVPYQTTYTYTGNKLTEVKDPLGKVTSIQYDDTKREVTVTDPKGTQDKYGYNIAGNPTYDIIDAGRLNLTTTYEYEANLLKKTVYPNDQGQRLSESYTYDGQGNVTTATDAIGTERYNYNENHDVTKVTDAENKTTTVTYEGSNAVSETQEQANTASVTQYDSYGNPIAESQELAPGANLLSNASFEEAPNNGIPGWIGELVNNHGDNTTYSLSSIIRSPELGGGKQALQLGVKPTADGWGTAQATQIVPAKANTTYTLSSLIQTQNVTDAQAFLEVALLNAQGQATHIKARHNELTGTQNWKKRQLSFKTLPDTTQVKVYMVLSHNSINSKGLAWFDTVQLEEGPVSSSFNPVSNSSFEQIGNGPTGWFWSPALTGEVSDAFQGDNGIVIRRNSVTDPEQQYHQRVSINQTSAIPLTVTAMSKAQNAKTTSGAKTNREYGLWIYANYTDGTYDPFYMEFPLGTQEWNRQALTIPAKKPVKDIDIYPLFRGPNTGTVWYDDIRILEGNVLTKQEYSDNDFPTASYDEEGRKTTFTYDTYGNQTSVTDPKNQKKTLEYNVDNQLTKTTLPNGTVVSYDYDDNGNTTKKTITAGSKTQVVQYDYDVDNKNTVFIDALNRRIQHTYDANSNLVKTEMPNGSVLEWTYDTANRVTELRRNQNLAFSYVYDKNGNETKITDAVNGITRDKAYDTGNRITSMTDRGGSVSWTYHTGSYKLKDLKLQHGATSNTTSYEYNSLNQNTKVTDQGQTYFFDFDEFGNVASYLAGNRAGTSFQYDATQKVTDLHIADKDGKVIASETYEYDENGNRTSINRITGLMVGKTTYTYDNVNQLTKEALPDGTINEFTYDGFSNRTSVKQTKNGTTTTKTATFNSGNQLTNFGNEILTYDANGNRTADGEFTYTWNAADELIAVTKKGASTPFATYKYDDDGRRIEKTVNGITTRYHYDGDSIHVLYETNTSGAVLRQYVYNANGVRLAMKTQGQTFYYHYNPHGDVIAMTDSTGKVVAQYTYDAWGNVLTSSAEGLAADNPFGYAGYMYDKEIGMYYLMARYYHPVHGVFISVDPDPGDADDPITQNGYTYANNNPVKYIDPDGEKHRRADELADLSYAILKAYLKEKERRKQAKSKSKKKKSSIHNNSHSTPTPARGYTLRDIKTHKIQKYGETTRGRARYSKKFYKQENVYMQFEVSGTKKEMHQWQHKKIVAYKKRYGQRPRLNKSDY